One genomic window of Bactrocera dorsalis isolate Fly_Bdor chromosome 4, ASM2337382v1, whole genome shotgun sequence includes the following:
- the LOC105234191 gene encoding proton channel OtopLc isoform X11, protein MQRCPYIHEMRERLLNEQPRESVPLQQMERANLLDNRQSADSNQLHADGYHTSPAHQRTPLVPRDLGEDFNLDFDDDFPIDARRPKNAKVCYSIKPNPNRSFLPAKITVHGTYQTNIITGPIELWTSLFIVTSLVYAIILIVVCIAYVISDVTTHRLPVLYYETFFTYLYGVSILFLLYVFCFLLQESSCCNGGSKPKPPPKEKKSKKKVPDPADSKDAKGSKDSGKSGKPSPYQERYPVKKRDLVRQSLSLQDSQAEAEVAVTTKNVRKRKTTHSDPTHGSFFLRVGAIAFGLGGMIYIGLEFGSFFEIPFDSPCHHILIGVNPLLQMIFTFMQMYFIFMNARLNIHRFKVIARFGLMHVVATNICVWIRTLVKESLLEITLYHQRREPDPEASSIAKSIRQHALRHAGTVLRTHAGPNEEFEVLDGEDLLPANAYKTDNVLSKLVRKTVDGISKSLGMGAAAGANANAALTTLLTSTTKPLTSTTTTTTTTTTTQRPYFTTPSYQWQSTTMARKLKKFITSTTAATTTTLGTTPTTPSTTTMLASSPITTTTTTTTTTETPFRHHFEHSAFTTAAPSVATDYLTSSTHGAAADLASTTAESVSTNFGTGIASFFSNLVSSTPSTTVTTSTPSTTTENALNVMTNLLGPGMNNFQTYSEISHPESTGVVSFDSLESLDNIYPAALSSNIGTLNSTACGRVDIMGTIVYDSAPFLYPFIIEYSLIGAVVLYVMWKHIGRYPGRMNDEDLEHRLEVMLSRRAVAMAHQARSGRVDCVGSSKGLFFGLLLLVGALICLILFFVLVRHQQFSLLAIYLADASHCILMAFAVLAIIIGFIRVKNLKFRCEEQSNLNDILLRISAFGLFTYSIFGVIAGSLKALESEPNLLVMTTSAVAVFQVILQLLFIADVSRRRVHLPEHDRSKPGRQIVTFLLICNVAMFAIYTFEAQKVFANPVQLDFYGFVPWSIIQRVTLPLCIFHRFHSAVALAEIWKTTYKARLE, encoded by the exons ggTTTGCTATTCAATAAAGCCAAATCCAAATCGAAGCTTTCTACCAGCTAAAATCACCGTGCATGGCACATATCAAACTAACATAATAACCGGACCAATTGAGCTATG GACATCGCTTTTCATCGTCACCAGTTTGGTGTATGCCATCATTTTGATTGTTGTCTGCATTGCCTATGTGATTAGCGATGTGACAACCCACCGTCTGCCCGTGCTCTACTATGAAACATTCTTTACGTACTTGTATGGCGTCAGCATACTCTTcctattgtatgtattttgctTCCTGCTGCAGG AGAGTTCCTGCTGTAATGGCGGCAGTAAACCGAAACCACCACCAAAGGAGAAAAAATCCAAGAAGAAAGTACCAGATCCAGCCGATTCGAAGGATGCGAAGGGTTCCAAGGATTCTGGCAAAAGCGGCAAACCGAGTCCATACCAG GAGCGCTATCCGGTTAAGAAACGTGATCTGGTGCGCCAGTCCTTGTCGCTACAG GATTCACAAGCTGAAGCCGAGGTCGCTGTCACCACAAAGAATGTACGCAAACGCAAGACAACACACAGTGATCCCACACACGGCAGCTTCTTCTTGCGTGTGGGCGCGATTG CCTTTGGTTTGGGCGGCATGATCTACATTGGACTGGAGTTTGGCTCTTTCTTCGAGATTCCTTTCGATTCACCGTGTCATCACATTTTGATTGGCGTAAATCCCTTGTTGCAGATGATATTCACCTTTATGCAGATGTACTTCATATTCATGAATGCCAGA CTCAATATCCATCGTTTCAAGGTGATTGCACGTTTTGGCCTCATGCATGTTGTGGCCACAAATATTTGCGTTTGGATACGTACGTTGGTCAAGGAATCACTACTCGAAATCACACTTTATCATCAACGTCGTGAACCCGATCCCGAAGCCTCGTCCATTGCCAAGTCCATACGTCAACACGCACTACGTCATGCTGGTACAGTTCTGCGCACCCACGCCGGTCCGAATGAGGAATTTGAGGTGCTGGACGGCGAGGATTTACTGCCCGCCAATGCCTACAAAACCGACAATGTACTCTCGAAATTGGTGCGCAAAACTGTTGATGGCATCTCCAAGTCGCTGGGCATGGGCGCTGCTGCCGGCGCTAATGCCAATGCAGCGCTCACCACGCTGCTCACATCCACCACCAAACCATTGACCtcaaccaccaccaccaccaccactaccACTACTACCCAACGTCCCTATTTCACCACACCATCGTATCAGTGGCAAAGCACTACTATGGCACGCAAGTTGAAGAAGTTTATCACGAGCACAACAGCTGCCACGACCACCACATTGGGCACAACGCCTACCACACCATCGACCACCACAATGCTGGCGAGCAGCCCTATTACCaccacgacaacaacaactacgacCACTGAGACACCCTTCCGACATCACTTTGAGCACTCGGCATTTACGACTGCTGCCCCAAGTGTCGCCACCGATTATCTGACGTCTTCTACACATGGCGCGGCAGCCGACTTAGCTTCAACCACCGCCGAATCGGTGTCCACCAATTTTGGTACGGGCATTGCTTCGTTCTTTAGTAATTTAGTTTCGTCCACGCCCAGCACCACGGTTACCACAAGCACACCCTCTACCACCACCGAGAATGCATTGAATGTAATGACTAATTTGTTGGGTCCTGGCATGAATAACTTCCAAACCTATTCGGAAATCTCGCACCCTGAATCGACTGGCGTTGTGAGCTTTGACAGTTTGGAGAGCCTCGATAATATCTATCCCGCCGCACTCTCCTCCAACATTGGCACATTGAATTCGACCGCTTGCGGACGTGTCGATATTATGGGTACTATTGTCTACGACTCAGCACCCTTCCTGTATCCCTTCATTATCGAATATTCGCTAATCGGTGCGGTTGTTTTGTATGTAATGTGGAAGCATATTGGCCGCTATCCGGGTCGCATGAACGATGAGGATTTGGAGCATCGTTTGGAAGTGATGTTGTCGCGTCGCGCTGTCGCAATGGCTCATCAGGCACGTTCGGGACGTGTCGATTGTGTGGGTTCGTCAAAAGGGTTATTCTTTggtctgttgttgttggtaggtGCTTTGATTTGCCTGATACTCTTCTTCGTCTTGGTGCGTCATCAGCAGTTCTCGCTGCTAGCAATTTACCTTGCCGACGCAAGTCATTGCATACTCATGGCCTTCGCCGTGCTCGCCATAATCATCGGTTTTATAAG AGTTAAAAATCTGAAATTCCGCTGCGAAGAGCAATCCAATCTCAATGACATTCTGCTACGCATCTCAGCTTTCGGTCTCTTCACCTATTCGATATTTGGCGTCATCGCCGGCAGTTTGAAGGCGCTCGAAAGCGAACCGAATCTTCTAGTCATGACCACAAGCGCCGTCGCGGTATTCCAGGTGATCTTGCAATTACTCTTCATTGCCGATGTTTCACGTCGTCGCGTCCACTTGCCCGAGCATGATCGCAGCAAACCGGGCCGTCAAATCGTCACATTCCTGCTGATCTGCAATGTGGCTATGTTTGCTATTTACACATTTGAAGCTCAAAAAGTATTTGCCAATCCT GTTCAACTTGACTTCTACGGCTTTGTGCCATGGTCAATAATTCAACGCGTCACACTGCCACTCTGCATTTTCCATCGTTTCCACAGCGCCGTAGCACTGGCTGAGATCTGGAAGACAACGTACAAGGCACGTTTGGAGTAA
- the LOC105234191 gene encoding proton channel OtopLc isoform X3, which produces MQRCPYIHEMRERLLNEQPRESVPLQQMERANLLDNRQSADSNQLHADGYHTSPAHQRTPLVPRDLGEDFNLDFDDDFPIDARRPKNAKVCYSIKPNPNRSFLPAKITVHGTYQTNIITGPIELWTSLFIVTSLVYAIILIVVCIAYVISDVTTHRLPVLYYETFFTYLYGVSILFLLYVFCFLLQESSCCNGGSKPKPPPKEKKSKKKVPDPADSKDAKGSKDSGKSGKPSPYQERYPVKKRDLVRQSLSLQDSQAEAEVAVTTKNVRKRKTTHSDPTHGSFFLRVGAIAFGLGGMIYIGLEFGSFFEIPFDSPCHHILIGVNPLLQMIFTFMQMYFIFMNARLNIHRFKVIARFGLMHVVATNICVWIRTLVKESLLEITLYHQRREPDPEASSIAKSIRQHALRHAGTVLRTHAGPNEEFEVLDGEDLLPANAYKTDNVLSKLVRKTVDGISKSLGMGAAAGANANAALTTLLTSTTKPLTSTTTTTTTTTTTQRPYFTTPSYQWQSTTMARKLKKFITSTTAATTTTLGTTPTTPSTTTMLASSPITTTTTTTTTTETPFRHHFEHSAFTTAAPSVATDYLTSSTHGAAADLASTTAESVSTNFGTGIASFFSNLVSSTPSTTVTTSTPSTTTENALNVMTNLLGPGMNNFQTYSEISHPESTGVVSFDSLESLDNIYPAALSSNIGTLNSTACGRVDIMGTIVYDSAPFLYPFIIEYSLIGAVVLYVMWKHIGRYPGRMNDEDLEHRLEVMLSRRAVAMAHQARSGRVDCVGSSKGLFFGLLLLVGALICLILFFVLVRHQQFSLLAIYLADASHCILMAFAVLAIIIGFIRVKNLKFRCEEQSNLNDILLRISAFGLFTYSIFGVIAGSLKALESEPNLLVMTTSAVAVFQVILQLLFIADVSRRRVHLPEHDRSKPGRQIVTFLLICNVAMFAIYTFEAQKVFANPVSSYVQLDFYGFVPWSIIQRVTLPLCIFHRFHSAVALAEIWKTTYKARLE; this is translated from the exons ggTTTGCTATTCAATAAAGCCAAATCCAAATCGAAGCTTTCTACCAGCTAAAATCACCGTGCATGGCACATATCAAACTAACATAATAACCGGACCAATTGAGCTATG GACATCGCTTTTCATCGTCACCAGTTTGGTGTATGCCATCATTTTGATTGTTGTCTGCATTGCCTATGTGATTAGCGATGTGACAACCCACCGTCTGCCCGTGCTCTACTATGAAACATTCTTTACGTACTTGTATGGCGTCAGCATACTCTTcctattgtatgtattttgctTCCTGCTGCAGG AGAGTTCCTGCTGTAATGGCGGCAGTAAACCGAAACCACCACCAAAGGAGAAAAAATCCAAGAAGAAAGTACCAGATCCAGCCGATTCGAAGGATGCGAAGGGTTCCAAGGATTCTGGCAAAAGCGGCAAACCGAGTCCATACCAG GAGCGCTATCCGGTTAAGAAACGTGATCTGGTGCGCCAGTCCTTGTCGCTACAG GATTCACAAGCTGAAGCCGAGGTCGCTGTCACCACAAAGAATGTACGCAAACGCAAGACAACACACAGTGATCCCACACACGGCAGCTTCTTCTTGCGTGTGGGCGCGATTG CCTTTGGTTTGGGCGGCATGATCTACATTGGACTGGAGTTTGGCTCTTTCTTCGAGATTCCTTTCGATTCACCGTGTCATCACATTTTGATTGGCGTAAATCCCTTGTTGCAGATGATATTCACCTTTATGCAGATGTACTTCATATTCATGAATGCCAGA CTCAATATCCATCGTTTCAAGGTGATTGCACGTTTTGGCCTCATGCATGTTGTGGCCACAAATATTTGCGTTTGGATACGTACGTTGGTCAAGGAATCACTACTCGAAATCACACTTTATCATCAACGTCGTGAACCCGATCCCGAAGCCTCGTCCATTGCCAAGTCCATACGTCAACACGCACTACGTCATGCTGGTACAGTTCTGCGCACCCACGCCGGTCCGAATGAGGAATTTGAGGTGCTGGACGGCGAGGATTTACTGCCCGCCAATGCCTACAAAACCGACAATGTACTCTCGAAATTGGTGCGCAAAACTGTTGATGGCATCTCCAAGTCGCTGGGCATGGGCGCTGCTGCCGGCGCTAATGCCAATGCAGCGCTCACCACGCTGCTCACATCCACCACCAAACCATTGACCtcaaccaccaccaccaccaccactaccACTACTACCCAACGTCCCTATTTCACCACACCATCGTATCAGTGGCAAAGCACTACTATGGCACGCAAGTTGAAGAAGTTTATCACGAGCACAACAGCTGCCACGACCACCACATTGGGCACAACGCCTACCACACCATCGACCACCACAATGCTGGCGAGCAGCCCTATTACCaccacgacaacaacaactacgacCACTGAGACACCCTTCCGACATCACTTTGAGCACTCGGCATTTACGACTGCTGCCCCAAGTGTCGCCACCGATTATCTGACGTCTTCTACACATGGCGCGGCAGCCGACTTAGCTTCAACCACCGCCGAATCGGTGTCCACCAATTTTGGTACGGGCATTGCTTCGTTCTTTAGTAATTTAGTTTCGTCCACGCCCAGCACCACGGTTACCACAAGCACACCCTCTACCACCACCGAGAATGCATTGAATGTAATGACTAATTTGTTGGGTCCTGGCATGAATAACTTCCAAACCTATTCGGAAATCTCGCACCCTGAATCGACTGGCGTTGTGAGCTTTGACAGTTTGGAGAGCCTCGATAATATCTATCCCGCCGCACTCTCCTCCAACATTGGCACATTGAATTCGACCGCTTGCGGACGTGTCGATATTATGGGTACTATTGTCTACGACTCAGCACCCTTCCTGTATCCCTTCATTATCGAATATTCGCTAATCGGTGCGGTTGTTTTGTATGTAATGTGGAAGCATATTGGCCGCTATCCGGGTCGCATGAACGATGAGGATTTGGAGCATCGTTTGGAAGTGATGTTGTCGCGTCGCGCTGTCGCAATGGCTCATCAGGCACGTTCGGGACGTGTCGATTGTGTGGGTTCGTCAAAAGGGTTATTCTTTggtctgttgttgttggtaggtGCTTTGATTTGCCTGATACTCTTCTTCGTCTTGGTGCGTCATCAGCAGTTCTCGCTGCTAGCAATTTACCTTGCCGACGCAAGTCATTGCATACTCATGGCCTTCGCCGTGCTCGCCATAATCATCGGTTTTATAAG AGTTAAAAATCTGAAATTCCGCTGCGAAGAGCAATCCAATCTCAATGACATTCTGCTACGCATCTCAGCTTTCGGTCTCTTCACCTATTCGATATTTGGCGTCATCGCCGGCAGTTTGAAGGCGCTCGAAAGCGAACCGAATCTTCTAGTCATGACCACAAGCGCCGTCGCGGTATTCCAGGTGATCTTGCAATTACTCTTCATTGCCGATGTTTCACGTCGTCGCGTCCACTTGCCCGAGCATGATCGCAGCAAACCGGGCCGTCAAATCGTCACATTCCTGCTGATCTGCAATGTGGCTATGTTTGCTATTTACACATTTGAAGCTCAAAAAGTATTTGCCAATCCTGTAAGTAGCTAT GTTCAACTTGACTTCTACGGCTTTGTGCCATGGTCAATAATTCAACGCGTCACACTGCCACTCTGCATTTTCCATCGTTTCCACAGCGCCGTAGCACTGGCTGAGATCTGGAAGACAACGTACAAGGCACGTTTGGAGTAA
- the LOC105234191 gene encoding proton channel OtopLc isoform X1 produces MQRCPYIHEMRERLLNEQPRESVPLQQMERANLLDNRQSADSNQVGTVVKLHADGYHTSPAHQRTPLVPRDLGEDFNLDFDDDFPIDARRPKNAKVCYSIKPNPNRSFLPAKITVHGTYQTNIITGPIELWTSLFIVTSLVYAIILIVVCIAYVISDVTTHRLPVLYYETFFTYLYGVSILFLLYVFCFLLQESSCCNGGSKPKPPPKEKKSKKKVPDPADSKDAKGSKDSGKSGKPSPYQERYPVKKRDLVRQSLSLQDSQAEAEVAVTTKNVRKRKTTHSDPTHGSFFLRVGAIAFGLGGMIYIGLEFGSFFEIPFDSPCHHILIGVNPLLQMIFTFMQMYFIFMNARLNIHRFKVIARFGLMHVVATNICVWIRTLVKESLLEITLYHQRREPDPEASSIAKSIRQHALRHAGTVLRTHAGPNEEFEVLDGEDLLPANAYKTDNVLSKLVRKTVDGISKSLGMGAAAGANANAALTTLLTSTTKPLTSTTTTTTTTTTTQRPYFTTPSYQWQSTTMARKLKKFITSTTAATTTTLGTTPTTPSTTTMLASSPITTTTTTTTTTETPFRHHFEHSAFTTAAPSVATDYLTSSTHGAAADLASTTAESVSTNFGTGIASFFSNLVSSTPSTTVTTSTPSTTTENALNVMTNLLGPGMNNFQTYSEISHPESTGVVSFDSLESLDNIYPAALSSNIGTLNSTACGRVDIMGTIVYDSAPFLYPFIIEYSLIGAVVLYVMWKHIGRYPGRMNDEDLEHRLEVMLSRRAVAMAHQARSGRVDCVGSSKGLFFGLLLLVGALICLILFFVLVRHQQFSLLAIYLADASHCILMAFAVLAIIIGFIRVKNLKFRCEEQSNLNDILLRISAFGLFTYSIFGVIAGSLKALESEPNLLVMTTSAVAVFQVILQLLFIADVSRRRVHLPEHDRSKPGRQIVTFLLICNVAMFAIYTFEAQKVFANPVSSYVQLDFYGFVPWSIIQRVTLPLCIFHRFHSAVALAEIWKTTYKARLE; encoded by the exons ggTTTGCTATTCAATAAAGCCAAATCCAAATCGAAGCTTTCTACCAGCTAAAATCACCGTGCATGGCACATATCAAACTAACATAATAACCGGACCAATTGAGCTATG GACATCGCTTTTCATCGTCACCAGTTTGGTGTATGCCATCATTTTGATTGTTGTCTGCATTGCCTATGTGATTAGCGATGTGACAACCCACCGTCTGCCCGTGCTCTACTATGAAACATTCTTTACGTACTTGTATGGCGTCAGCATACTCTTcctattgtatgtattttgctTCCTGCTGCAGG AGAGTTCCTGCTGTAATGGCGGCAGTAAACCGAAACCACCACCAAAGGAGAAAAAATCCAAGAAGAAAGTACCAGATCCAGCCGATTCGAAGGATGCGAAGGGTTCCAAGGATTCTGGCAAAAGCGGCAAACCGAGTCCATACCAG GAGCGCTATCCGGTTAAGAAACGTGATCTGGTGCGCCAGTCCTTGTCGCTACAG GATTCACAAGCTGAAGCCGAGGTCGCTGTCACCACAAAGAATGTACGCAAACGCAAGACAACACACAGTGATCCCACACACGGCAGCTTCTTCTTGCGTGTGGGCGCGATTG CCTTTGGTTTGGGCGGCATGATCTACATTGGACTGGAGTTTGGCTCTTTCTTCGAGATTCCTTTCGATTCACCGTGTCATCACATTTTGATTGGCGTAAATCCCTTGTTGCAGATGATATTCACCTTTATGCAGATGTACTTCATATTCATGAATGCCAGA CTCAATATCCATCGTTTCAAGGTGATTGCACGTTTTGGCCTCATGCATGTTGTGGCCACAAATATTTGCGTTTGGATACGTACGTTGGTCAAGGAATCACTACTCGAAATCACACTTTATCATCAACGTCGTGAACCCGATCCCGAAGCCTCGTCCATTGCCAAGTCCATACGTCAACACGCACTACGTCATGCTGGTACAGTTCTGCGCACCCACGCCGGTCCGAATGAGGAATTTGAGGTGCTGGACGGCGAGGATTTACTGCCCGCCAATGCCTACAAAACCGACAATGTACTCTCGAAATTGGTGCGCAAAACTGTTGATGGCATCTCCAAGTCGCTGGGCATGGGCGCTGCTGCCGGCGCTAATGCCAATGCAGCGCTCACCACGCTGCTCACATCCACCACCAAACCATTGACCtcaaccaccaccaccaccaccactaccACTACTACCCAACGTCCCTATTTCACCACACCATCGTATCAGTGGCAAAGCACTACTATGGCACGCAAGTTGAAGAAGTTTATCACGAGCACAACAGCTGCCACGACCACCACATTGGGCACAACGCCTACCACACCATCGACCACCACAATGCTGGCGAGCAGCCCTATTACCaccacgacaacaacaactacgacCACTGAGACACCCTTCCGACATCACTTTGAGCACTCGGCATTTACGACTGCTGCCCCAAGTGTCGCCACCGATTATCTGACGTCTTCTACACATGGCGCGGCAGCCGACTTAGCTTCAACCACCGCCGAATCGGTGTCCACCAATTTTGGTACGGGCATTGCTTCGTTCTTTAGTAATTTAGTTTCGTCCACGCCCAGCACCACGGTTACCACAAGCACACCCTCTACCACCACCGAGAATGCATTGAATGTAATGACTAATTTGTTGGGTCCTGGCATGAATAACTTCCAAACCTATTCGGAAATCTCGCACCCTGAATCGACTGGCGTTGTGAGCTTTGACAGTTTGGAGAGCCTCGATAATATCTATCCCGCCGCACTCTCCTCCAACATTGGCACATTGAATTCGACCGCTTGCGGACGTGTCGATATTATGGGTACTATTGTCTACGACTCAGCACCCTTCCTGTATCCCTTCATTATCGAATATTCGCTAATCGGTGCGGTTGTTTTGTATGTAATGTGGAAGCATATTGGCCGCTATCCGGGTCGCATGAACGATGAGGATTTGGAGCATCGTTTGGAAGTGATGTTGTCGCGTCGCGCTGTCGCAATGGCTCATCAGGCACGTTCGGGACGTGTCGATTGTGTGGGTTCGTCAAAAGGGTTATTCTTTggtctgttgttgttggtaggtGCTTTGATTTGCCTGATACTCTTCTTCGTCTTGGTGCGTCATCAGCAGTTCTCGCTGCTAGCAATTTACCTTGCCGACGCAAGTCATTGCATACTCATGGCCTTCGCCGTGCTCGCCATAATCATCGGTTTTATAAG AGTTAAAAATCTGAAATTCCGCTGCGAAGAGCAATCCAATCTCAATGACATTCTGCTACGCATCTCAGCTTTCGGTCTCTTCACCTATTCGATATTTGGCGTCATCGCCGGCAGTTTGAAGGCGCTCGAAAGCGAACCGAATCTTCTAGTCATGACCACAAGCGCCGTCGCGGTATTCCAGGTGATCTTGCAATTACTCTTCATTGCCGATGTTTCACGTCGTCGCGTCCACTTGCCCGAGCATGATCGCAGCAAACCGGGCCGTCAAATCGTCACATTCCTGCTGATCTGCAATGTGGCTATGTTTGCTATTTACACATTTGAAGCTCAAAAAGTATTTGCCAATCCTGTAAGTAGCTAT GTTCAACTTGACTTCTACGGCTTTGTGCCATGGTCAATAATTCAACGCGTCACACTGCCACTCTGCATTTTCCATCGTTTCCACAGCGCCGTAGCACTGGCTGAGATCTGGAAGACAACGTACAAGGCACGTTTGGAGTAA